The sequence CCGATCTGCTCGTTCTAAAACACCATTTGACCGTTCGAATAAAACAATGCCACTGTTAGGTCCGAAATCTTCTCGCTCAAGGCCCAAGGCATCTTGAAGGCCCCTCCTCCATTCTCCTAATCGTTCAGGTTGGCTAGCTAAAACAAGGGTTTGGAAACGATCTCCATATAGTTCTCCAAGAATGGAAATTAAACCAGCACTTATAAGAACATTTTTGGGCCTACTTCCTCTGCTTGGTTGTGCTCCTCTTCCTCCCATATTAAAAAACCAATCTTCTAAGAGTTCAATATCTTTTGAATCTAGACTTCTTCGTAACTTCCATGGATCGGCATAAAAGTCAGGTTGACCAAGAAATTGCTCTAAACATTCTCGGATCAGATTTTCATCAGGTTGGAATGTATTTGCTATGGCATCAACTTTTGCTGAGGTTTCGTTTATTTCCTCGGATTCTTTTTTGTCAAGTGGTGAGGGTTGAAGTACAACAGGTTGCACAACTAAATCGAGCTTTTCAGCTGATTGAGCAAGGCCCTGGAGAGCTCCTGTTAAATAATCTTGAAAACCTTTGACTCGTCTTGCAATAGCATCTGATTGTCCTGTGAAGGTAGTTTGTAGCTCTTCTTCAAGATTTGATTTACGCTTTGCGAGTACTTCAATTTCTTTAACAAGCTCATTTCTTCTAGACTCAATTTCTTTTAATGCGATCTCTATGAGAGGAGCAAAGTTGGCTTTATTATTGGGAATGTTGATAGTCTCATTTTGAGCTTGATTTGCTGGATTAGAGGGGGTATTAATTACAGGTGATTCCAAAGGAGTTTGAATCTCAGCAGGCTGCTCTGCTTTGTTCGTTTCTTTGGGAGAGGAATTTTGTTCGGACATTAATTATGAAGTTTTCAATTTTTTATAAGTTTAAGAAGACTTTGATAAGTCATTTTTTGGGGTTTCAAGAGCCCCAACTCTTAGTTTAAGTTGATTCTCAAGTGTTTTAGGATCAAAAAGTATAGGCAATAGGTGCGGACTAGCCTCTTCTCGGAAATAGAAGATGCCAGGAAGTTGTGGCAATAAGATTCTCCAGGCTAACCAACTTTTAAATGGGAAACGTCGCAGTTCTCGATCTAGTTGCCAAACTATTAGATCATTTGCAGTGAATTCCAATCGCAAGATGAGGGATTGAATCAACAAAAATAGGCCAAAAACACTTATGCATATAGCTGGCCAAGGATTAGGTGGAAATAGGAAGAGTGAAAGCCCTAAGAAGATTATTATTAAGGGCAATCGATATGAAGGTTTTAATACGACACTTTTAGAAGGATCCAATTGAGTTTGAGTGCTCATAATGATTAACCGAATAGGACTTGAGTTAACAAGACATCAACTAACGAAACAGTTACAAGAGTCATTACCACTGCTCCAGTTGTGCTTGTCCCGACTTCTTTTGGCCCCCCTCTTGTTGTAAGACCCCAGCCACAGGCTATTACAGCGATTTGAAGCCCAAAAACCACAGCCTTGATGAGCATGAATGGTAAGTCAGTGAGAACTAGCCAATCTCGAACCGAATTCCAGAACACACCTGGGGGGATCTGGTAAAGGGCCGTACTACTTATTTGGCCACTCCATAAAGCGACACTAAAAAAAAGCAAGCATTGAACTGGGGCCATTATTACCATTGCTATCAATCTAGGGACGACAAGATATTCAACAGGGTCAGTTCTCAGCATCGTTATTGCATCAATTTGTTCTGTAACTTTCATTGTTCCAAGTTGTGCTGCATAAGCCGTTGCAACTTTGCCCGTAAGAAGTGTTGCGGTAAGTAATGGTGCAATTTCTCTAGCCATCCCAATTGCTAATAGTCCCCCCACTTGTGATCCCACACCTTGTCTGCTTAGCTCAGCAGCTACTTGAATATTAAATACTGTTCCAGCAGCCACTCCAGTAATTAGAACAATAAGGAAGCTTCCTGGGCCAGCTTCAAGAAGTTGATCAAAGAGATCAATTCTGTCAATTTTTCCTCGTGCTATTGCTGCTATCGCTTGCCCTCCAATGATCAGACTGCTTCCTAGTCTTTTGAGCCAGCGAGGGGAGTTCATGAGACCAAAACCTTAACGGTTTTGGATTGATTTGGCCAATGGCGCATCACTCTCAAACCAATTGCAACGAGTAGAGCAGGTATCAACCCCATGAACAATCGAATTGTGAGGACAGCTGATGCTGGTTGATCTGCAAAGGTCATTGCGCCGGTGCATTCTGGAGCGGATTGATAGCCAGCCAGCCAAAGTAAACAAGTCACCAGCAATACACTTAGAGCAACTAGGATTTTTTGAATTAATACCATCCAGGCCGTATATGAACCTGCAGGTTTATCTGGATCTGAATCGATTGCATCTGGCAGTAGAGACCATGGAATTAAATAAGCGGTAGAAGCTCCAAAACCAGCAAGAAGAATGCAGGCAACAAGTGAAAGCATTTTTAATCCGTCAGCACTTGCTATATCTAGAAGGCTAAAAACATTTACTTGATGTGATAAAGGTGGCAAAAACATTGTCAAGATGCATGCTCCTATCCATAGCCCTCCCCCTTTGTTAAGTGCTTTAATCCGTCCATGCTTATTGGAGTACACACTCCAAGTTTGAAGGCCTGCTAGTGCACTGATTTGAAATAGTAATAAGAGCCATGTAGATATCGTCACTGGAAGCCTTATGACTTGGACCAGATAAAAGAGAGCAACAGTTTGCATTAGCTGCAGCCCGCACCAGAGAAGTAAATAGAGACTGAGAACTTTAATAAAATAGTTGTTTCTTATTATTCGGCTTAATTGGTTTAGTAATGGC comes from Prochlorococcus sp. MIT 1307 and encodes:
- a CDS encoding MFS transporter codes for the protein MKNSKTIERGYRQRLMFSYGLGDAGTGLAAAQLGFYLLPFFTCAASLPVWVGGVLLTVTKLWDAFNDPLIGWLSDHTRSRWGPRLPWIAIGAAPLGISLAAIWWVPPGGVFEKTFYYVFIVVLLMTAYTSVNLPYAALASELTTQTSIRTRLNAARFTGSIIASLTGLLVASLLTSKGTAGYIEMGRITGTIATLTTLCCCWGLAPFAKKAQQPKQKTEPLLNQLSRIIRNNYFIKVLSLYLLLWCGLQLMQTVALFYLVQVIRLPVTISTWLLLLFQISALAGLQTWSVYSNKHGRIKALNKGGGLWIGACILTMFLPPLSHQVNVFSLLDIASADGLKMLSLVACILLAGFGASTAYLIPWSLLPDAIDSDPDKPAGSYTAWMVLIQKILVALSVLLVTCLLWLAGYQSAPECTGAMTFADQPASAVLTIRLFMGLIPALLVAIGLRVMRHWPNQSKTVKVLVS
- a CDS encoding DUF3086 domain-containing protein, which gives rise to MSEQNSSPKETNKAEQPAEIQTPLESPVINTPSNPANQAQNETINIPNNKANFAPLIEIALKEIESRRNELVKEIEVLAKRKSNLEEELQTTFTGQSDAIARRVKGFQDYLTGALQGLAQSAEKLDLVVQPVVLQPSPLDKKESEEINETSAKVDAIANTFQPDENLIRECLEQFLGQPDFYADPWKLRRSLDSKDIELLEDWFFNMGGRGAQPSRGSRPKNVLISAGLISILGELYGDRFQTLVLASQPERLGEWRRGLQDALGLEREDFGPNSGIVLFERSNGVLERADRLEERGEVPLILIDAAEQSVEIPILQFPLWLAFAAEPEELYKEEELL
- a CDS encoding ABC transporter permease — encoded protein: MNSPRWLKRLGSSLIIGGQAIAAIARGKIDRIDLFDQLLEAGPGSFLIVLITGVAAGTVFNIQVAAELSRQGVGSQVGGLLAIGMAREIAPLLTATLLTGKVATAYAAQLGTMKVTEQIDAITMLRTDPVEYLVVPRLIAMVIMAPVQCLLFFSVALWSGQISSTALYQIPPGVFWNSVRDWLVLTDLPFMLIKAVVFGLQIAVIACGWGLTTRGGPKEVGTSTTGAVVMTLVTVSLVDVLLTQVLFG
- a CDS encoding DUF3119 family protein encodes the protein MSTQTQLDPSKSVVLKPSYRLPLIIIFLGLSLFLFPPNPWPAICISVFGLFLLIQSLILRLEFTANDLIVWQLDRELRRFPFKSWLAWRILLPQLPGIFYFREEASPHLLPILFDPKTLENQLKLRVGALETPKNDLSKSS